A DNA window from Streptomyces sp. 71268 contains the following coding sequences:
- a CDS encoding winged helix-turn-helix domain-containing protein, translating into MIRVHLTAADLARVRFAPRPAPLQELNTALLTLCQPGDALRYGPWRQRLLHRLPDAVRPLRDLVPAARAPSFLDVFADDLREGLAAPRATPVAVVRAELARVYATHPAPPPPWVRDLHRGDADAWRVLRQAQHAAFETILRPTWSLVRDLHRAEFTRYAVTAAEAGVGAALCAAVPGSALRADVWELAANREADVRPAGRGLTLLPTFHWSGAPLVAELPGQPVYVTYPAGPGVPPSPATAGDRAGALATVLGRARYEALLLLAEAHTTGQLARRLGLSDATASEHAAALRGAGLITTARAGRAVRHRRTALGDLLVSPGDHRPPAPPTDA; encoded by the coding sequence GTGATCCGGGTCCACCTCACGGCCGCCGACCTGGCCCGGGTGCGGTTCGCGCCGCGTCCCGCCCCGCTCCAGGAACTGAACACCGCGCTGCTGACGCTCTGCCAGCCCGGGGACGCGCTGCGGTACGGGCCCTGGCGGCAGCGGCTGCTGCACCGCCTGCCGGACGCCGTCCGCCCGCTGCGCGACCTGGTCCCGGCCGCCCGCGCGCCCAGCTTCCTCGACGTGTTCGCCGACGACCTGCGCGAGGGCCTCGCCGCCCCGCGCGCCACCCCGGTGGCCGTGGTGCGCGCGGAGTTGGCCCGCGTGTACGCCACCCACCCCGCGCCGCCCCCGCCCTGGGTGCGCGACCTGCACCGGGGCGACGCCGACGCCTGGCGGGTGCTGCGCCAGGCCCAGCACGCGGCGTTCGAGACGATCCTGCGCCCGACCTGGTCCCTGGTGCGGGACCTGCACCGGGCGGAGTTCACCCGGTACGCCGTGACGGCGGCCGAGGCGGGCGTCGGCGCCGCGCTGTGCGCCGCCGTGCCCGGCTCCGCGCTCCGCGCGGACGTGTGGGAGCTGGCCGCGAACCGGGAGGCGGACGTACGCCCGGCCGGCCGTGGCCTGACCCTGCTGCCGACCTTCCACTGGTCGGGGGCCCCGCTCGTCGCCGAGCTGCCGGGCCAGCCGGTGTACGTGACGTACCCGGCCGGCCCGGGCGTGCCCCCGTCGCCCGCCACGGCCGGCGACCGCGCCGGGGCGCTGGCCACGGTGCTCGGCCGCGCCCGGTACGAGGCCCTGCTGCTGCTCGCCGAGGCCCACACCACCGGCCAACTGGCCCGCCGTCTCGGACTGAGCGACGCCACCGCGTCCGAGCACGCCGCCGCGCTGCGCGGCGCCGGCCTGATCACCACGGCCCGCGCCGGGCGCGCGGTGCGGCACCGCCGCACCGCGCTCGGCGACCTCCTGGTCAGCCCCGGCGACCACCGTCCACCCGCCCCGCCGACGGACGCGTAG
- the mreD gene encoding rod shape-determining protein MreD yields the protein MKRIVLSAFLVVVALIIQVTVLARLQLPGAVPDLLLLVVLGLALGYGHTAGALTGFGAGLLVDFAPPADHAAGRYALVLCVIGYLAGLAKPEKGQPRSATGPMLVVVGAAIGATLLYAAVGALVGDDAARHVGLGKLLFTAALYDLLLAPFVVPLVMALARRTENHPLSDGGGTSSGGDRSLSWLSPGSGAGGSGGWGKAARSGKPARIGKTIRIGKSARIASPRSDLLAKPGKGKLARIKGAKRL from the coding sequence GTGAAACGCATCGTCCTCTCGGCCTTCCTGGTGGTCGTCGCCCTGATCATCCAGGTCACCGTGTTGGCCCGGCTCCAGTTGCCGGGCGCCGTGCCCGACCTGCTGCTCCTGGTCGTCCTCGGGCTCGCCCTCGGCTACGGGCACACCGCGGGCGCCCTCACCGGCTTCGGCGCCGGCCTCCTGGTCGACTTCGCCCCGCCGGCCGACCACGCCGCCGGGCGGTACGCGCTCGTGCTGTGCGTCATCGGCTACCTGGCCGGGCTCGCCAAGCCGGAGAAGGGCCAGCCGCGCTCGGCCACCGGGCCGATGCTCGTGGTCGTCGGCGCGGCGATCGGCGCCACGCTGCTGTACGCGGCCGTCGGCGCGCTCGTCGGCGACGACGCGGCCCGCCACGTCGGGCTCGGCAAGCTGCTGTTCACCGCCGCCCTGTACGACCTGCTGCTCGCGCCGTTCGTCGTACCGCTGGTGATGGCGCTGGCCCGGCGCACCGAGAACCACCCGCTCAGCGACGGCGGCGGCACCTCCTCCGGCGGGGACCGCTCGCTGAGCTGGCTCTCGCCCGGCTCCGGCGCGGGCGGCTCCGGCGGTTGGGGCAAGGCGGCCCGCTCCGGCAAGCCGGCCCGTATCGGCAAGACCATCCGTATCGGCAAGTCGGCCCGGATCGCCAGCCCGCGCAGCGACCTGCTGGCCAAGCCCGGCAAGGGCAAGCTCGCGCGCATCAAGGGGGCCAAGCGACTGTGA
- the mrdA gene encoding penicillin-binding protein 2: protein MSNIPETGRTTRVTIRLVAIQILVFSLLLTLGGRLWYLQIRNGDEYSNQASNNHVQQVVEPAVRGSILDARGVALADNQTRLVVSASRTELMKMADDGQAVLTRLAEVLDMETKDVTDKVRLCDSKTPQPCWNGSPYQPIPITDEATTQQALQIRERAEDFPGISAEPTAVRRYAAPGDANTAQVLGYLSPVTDEEIKKAEDTESPLLRADQIGRSGLERTYDSQLRGKAGVTRYEVDNLGRVIGKAKSDRAVPGANVVTSIDARVQAIAEKELDKAMKAARKEHDRNTNRNYEADAGAVVVMESKTGRIVSMASNPTYDPNAWVGGISGKDYQRLTGKDSNYPLLNRAIQGQAAPGSIFKVISATAAVNAGYDFDDKYNCSSAFNIGGQVFKNFESKGYGPIDIGRALEVSCDTVFYDLAYKQWQKDGGNKPKDKPADHFYKTAHQFGLGKETGIDLPNEVAGRVPDRKWKKDYYEANKDAWCKQAKSKKRDYVTQIARENCAEGMKMRAGDSVNYSIGQGDTLVTPIQMATIYSAISNGGTLYDPSVGKAVVSPDGKHVKEIKPTAHGKLPMRGDTLDKVDKALAGVVTNGSAAWRFGGWPQDKIPMHAKTGTAEVHGKQTTSWFASYTKDYTIVMTISQGGTGSGASGPAVRNIYSALYGVDAKGGIDRKKALLPSPQAKLPKIEKDGTIEAPQIKPPKKTEPVETAPVLAAGALHQRGQRPLATLDAGRSPVSAPSAGTPPLAATGRRDQ, encoded by the coding sequence ATGAGCAACATCCCGGAGACCGGGCGGACCACCCGGGTCACCATCCGCCTGGTGGCCATTCAGATCCTGGTCTTCTCGCTGCTGCTGACGCTCGGCGGACGGCTGTGGTACCTCCAGATCCGCAACGGCGACGAGTACAGCAACCAGGCCAGCAACAACCACGTACAGCAGGTGGTCGAGCCCGCCGTGCGCGGCTCCATCCTGGACGCCAGGGGCGTGGCGCTGGCCGACAACCAGACCCGCCTGGTGGTCTCCGCCAGCCGCACCGAGCTGATGAAGATGGCCGACGACGGCCAGGCCGTGCTCACCCGGCTCGCCGAGGTGCTGGACATGGAGACCAAGGACGTCACCGACAAGGTGCGGCTGTGCGACTCCAAGACCCCGCAGCCCTGTTGGAACGGCTCCCCGTACCAGCCCATCCCGATCACCGACGAGGCCACCACCCAGCAGGCCCTGCAGATCCGCGAGCGGGCCGAGGACTTCCCCGGCATCAGCGCCGAGCCCACCGCCGTGCGCCGCTACGCGGCGCCGGGTGACGCCAACACCGCGCAGGTGCTCGGCTACCTCTCGCCGGTCACCGACGAGGAGATCAAGAAGGCCGAGGACACCGAGTCGCCGCTGCTGCGCGCCGACCAGATCGGCCGCTCGGGCCTGGAGCGCACCTACGACAGCCAGTTGCGCGGCAAGGCCGGGGTCACCCGGTACGAGGTGGACAACCTCGGCCGCGTCATCGGCAAGGCCAAGAGCGACCGGGCCGTGCCCGGCGCCAACGTCGTCACGAGCATCGACGCCCGCGTGCAGGCCATAGCGGAGAAGGAGCTCGACAAGGCGATGAAGGCCGCCCGCAAGGAGCACGACCGCAACACCAACCGGAACTACGAGGCGGACGCGGGCGCCGTGGTGGTCATGGAGTCCAAGACGGGCCGCATCGTGTCCATGGCCTCCAACCCGACGTACGACCCCAACGCCTGGGTCGGTGGCATCTCCGGCAAGGACTACCAGCGCCTGACCGGCAAGGACTCCAACTACCCGCTGCTCAACCGGGCCATCCAGGGCCAGGCGGCACCCGGCTCGATCTTCAAGGTGATCTCGGCGACCGCGGCGGTCAACGCGGGCTACGACTTCGACGACAAGTACAACTGCAGCAGCGCCTTCAACATCGGCGGCCAGGTCTTCAAGAACTTCGAGTCCAAGGGCTACGGGCCGATCGACATCGGCCGCGCCCTGGAGGTCTCCTGCGACACGGTCTTCTACGACCTGGCGTACAAGCAGTGGCAGAAGGACGGCGGGAACAAGCCGAAGGACAAGCCGGCCGACCACTTCTACAAGACGGCGCACCAGTTCGGGCTTGGCAAGGAGACCGGCATCGACCTGCCCAACGAGGTCGCGGGCCGGGTGCCGGACCGGAAGTGGAAGAAGGACTACTACGAGGCCAACAAGGACGCGTGGTGCAAGCAGGCGAAGTCCAAGAAGCGGGACTACGTCACCCAGATCGCCCGCGAGAACTGCGCCGAGGGCATGAAGATGCGCGCCGGTGACAGCGTCAACTACTCCATCGGACAGGGCGACACGCTCGTCACGCCGATACAGATGGCGACGATCTACAGCGCCATCAGCAACGGCGGCACGCTCTACGACCCCAGCGTCGGCAAGGCCGTGGTCAGCCCCGACGGCAAGCACGTCAAGGAGATCAAGCCGACCGCGCACGGGAAGCTGCCGATGCGCGGCGACACCCTCGACAAGGTCGACAAGGCGCTGGCCGGCGTGGTCACCAACGGCTCGGCCGCCTGGCGGTTCGGCGGCTGGCCGCAGGACAAGATCCCGATGCACGCCAAGACCGGCACCGCCGAGGTGCACGGCAAGCAGACGACGTCGTGGTTCGCCTCGTACACCAAGGACTACACGATCGTCATGACCATCTCCCAGGGCGGCACCGGCTCCGGCGCCTCGGGCCCGGCCGTGCGCAACATCTACAGCGCGCTGTACGGCGTGGACGCCAAGGGCGGGATCGACCGGAAGAAGGCGCTGCTGCCCTCGCCGCAGGCCAAGCTGCCAAAGATCGAGAAGGACGGCACGATCGAGGCGCCGCAGATCAAGCCGCCGAAGAAGACCGAGCCGGTCGAGACGGCGCCGGTGCTGGCGGCGGGTGCGCTTCACCAGCGCGGCCAGCGGCCACTCGCGACGCTGGACGCGGGCCGTAGCCCGGTCTCCGCGCCGAGCGCCGGCACCCCGCCGCTCGCGGCGACGGGGAGGCGGGACCAGTGA
- the mreC gene encoding rod shape-determining protein MreC, which translates to MRDTRESRLLLVLLVAIAFALITVDIRGGEDSPLDKPRTAAQTVFGPVEDTVATAVDPVGNAIAAIRDSDERHDRISTLERENAALKHRLGSDDRNRARAAELDKMLKTAGRGQYGIKGAEVIAIGAAQGFSWTVTIDAGSNDGIARDMTVINGDGLVGRITTVGPSTSTVVLANDPDFTVGTRLEKSGEIGFANGQGDRSLRVQLLNGKAKVKKGDRMVTFGSRADRPFVPGVPVGEVVRVDPSRGDLTRTVQVRPYVGFTKLDIVGIVVKPPRTNPRDEVLPPKPAKKPVPKVTVTVTPSANATPGGVAQ; encoded by the coding sequence GTGAGGGACACCCGAGAGAGCCGGCTGCTACTAGTGCTGCTGGTCGCCATCGCGTTCGCACTGATCACTGTGGATATCCGCGGTGGCGAGGACTCCCCGCTCGACAAACCGCGCACGGCGGCCCAGACGGTCTTCGGCCCGGTCGAGGACACCGTGGCCACCGCCGTCGACCCGGTCGGCAACGCGATCGCCGCCATACGGGACTCGGACGAGCGACACGATCGCATCAGCACACTGGAGCGCGAGAACGCCGCACTCAAGCACAGACTCGGCAGCGACGACCGCAACCGCGCCCGCGCCGCCGAACTCGACAAGATGCTCAAGACCGCCGGCCGAGGCCAGTACGGCATCAAGGGCGCCGAGGTCATCGCGATAGGGGCGGCCCAGGGCTTCTCCTGGACCGTCACCATCGACGCGGGCAGCAACGACGGCATCGCCCGCGACATGACCGTCATCAACGGTGACGGCCTGGTCGGCCGGATCACCACGGTCGGCCCGTCCACCTCCACCGTGGTGCTCGCCAACGACCCCGACTTCACCGTCGGCACCCGGTTGGAGAAGAGCGGCGAGATCGGCTTCGCGAACGGCCAGGGCGACCGGTCGTTGCGCGTGCAACTCCTCAACGGCAAGGCCAAGGTGAAGAAGGGCGACCGCATGGTCACCTTCGGCTCCCGCGCCGACCGCCCGTTCGTGCCCGGCGTCCCGGTCGGCGAGGTGGTCCGGGTCGACCCCTCGCGCGGCGACCTCACCCGCACGGTTCAGGTCCGCCCGTACGTCGGCTTCACCAAGCTCGACATCGTCGGCATCGTGGTCAAGCCGCCGCGCACCAACCCGCGCGACGAGGTGCTGCCGCCCAAGCCCGCCAAGAAGCCGGTGCCCAAGGTCACCGTCACCGTCACCCCCAGCGCGAACGCGACGCCCGGAGGCGTAGCCCAGTGA
- the rodA gene encoding rod shape-determining protein RodA: protein MSASDGFSVRRFSPEPGTWGKLTARDSIVRRLDWTLMISALALSAMGAVLVYSATRNRTELTGGDQYSFLFRHTLNTSIGLALMVVTIWLGHRTLRGAVPVLYVLSVVLVLAVLSPLGSTVNGAHSWIQLPGGFSLQPSEFTKVTIILGMAMLLAAKVDAGDREHPDHRTVLQSLAIAAVPIAIVLLMPDLGSVMVMAVIVLAVLLASGASNRWIAGIIGTGLLGIVLIWQLNILDQYQIDRFAAFANPALDPAGVGYNTNQARIAIGSGQLTGSGLFKGSQTTGQFVPEQQTDFVFTVAGEELGFLGGGLIILLVGVVLWRACRIARGAPELYGTIVAAGIIAWFAFQSFENIGMTLGIMPVTGLPLPFVSYGGTSMFAAWIAIGLLQSIRVQRPISA, encoded by the coding sequence GTGAGCGCATCCGACGGTTTCTCCGTCCGCCGCTTCAGCCCGGAACCGGGCACCTGGGGCAAGCTGACGGCGCGCGACTCGATCGTGCGGCGGCTGGACTGGACGCTGATGATCTCGGCGCTCGCGCTGTCCGCGATGGGCGCCGTGCTGGTCTACTCGGCCACCCGCAACCGCACCGAGCTGACCGGCGGCGACCAGTACTCGTTCCTCTTCAGGCACACCCTCAACACCAGCATCGGCCTGGCCCTGATGGTCGTCACCATCTGGCTCGGCCACCGCACCCTGCGCGGCGCGGTGCCGGTGCTGTACGTGCTGTCGGTGGTCCTGGTGCTCGCGGTGCTCTCGCCGCTGGGCTCGACGGTCAACGGCGCGCACTCGTGGATCCAGCTCCCCGGCGGCTTCTCGCTCCAGCCCTCGGAGTTCACCAAGGTCACCATCATCCTGGGCATGGCGATGCTGCTGGCCGCCAAGGTGGACGCGGGCGACCGGGAGCACCCCGACCACCGGACCGTGCTCCAGTCGCTGGCCATCGCGGCCGTGCCGATCGCGATCGTGCTGCTGATGCCGGACCTCGGCTCGGTGATGGTGATGGCCGTCATCGTGCTGGCGGTGCTGCTGGCCTCCGGTGCCTCCAACCGCTGGATCGCCGGCATCATCGGCACCGGGTTGCTGGGCATCGTGCTGATCTGGCAGCTCAACATCCTGGACCAGTACCAGATCGACCGGTTCGCCGCGTTCGCCAACCCGGCGCTCGACCCGGCCGGCGTCGGCTACAACACCAACCAGGCCCGCATCGCCATCGGCTCCGGCCAACTGACCGGCTCCGGCCTCTTCAAGGGCAGCCAGACCACCGGCCAGTTCGTCCCCGAGCAGCAGACCGACTTCGTCTTCACGGTGGCCGGCGAGGAACTCGGCTTCCTCGGCGGCGGGCTCATCATCCTGCTCGTGGGCGTCGTGCTCTGGCGCGCCTGCCGCATCGCGCGCGGCGCCCCCGAGCTGTACGGCACGATCGTCGCGGCCGGCATCATCGCCTGGTTCGCGTTCCAGTCCTTCGAGAACATCGGCATGACGCTCGGCATCATGCCGGTCACCGGCCTGCCGCTGCCCTTCGTCTCGTACGGCGGCACGTCGATGTTCGCCGCGTGGATAGCGATCGGCCTGTTGCAGTCGATCAGGGTGCAGCGGCCGATATCGGCCTAG
- a CDS encoding SpoIIE family protein phosphatase, translating into MGKPAPSRARVRRFPQRPQSVAAARRFVRGALDGTFEPLVDIAVLLVSELVTNAVVHAATEVEVSVRAVGSRVCVRVSDHRPYRGLAPRNCPPYAGTGQGLTVVEQLTWRHGVEVGDEHKTVWFELRSDGWPSPPFGWPPTDPPPVEARETVMLVDLPRTLYAASERHRHALLRELYLAVSAGADLGVSPEELAVAHDMNNVVSARVTAALERHPPLTDVHSLPLTMPADAGAAVETLRQVLDLAEEAARAEHLLTLPALPRRRAFQQWLLDQISDQLDGDPPTAWTLVPQGPGFSPSEMVPWDAGLLQASRVPTIAADEGNHIVAANGPAADLLGWSVDDLVGRKLTVLMPEHLRQRHVAAFSSLLLTGQAHILGRSVPLPALHHDGHLVPIRLIIQTQEMTDGSTVFVAQLAPRATAPVDGSGEPSVRGMPPTPPEAAGPSAPAAPRSEARPAEPVAELSDLERFTLLAGLGSALGNTANLREGLQEAGRILTRQLADWCVVDLLDQHAEVDRVCVVHRDPPPGRSPRAYEGRLPPMSDVERGPLARVLRGAGPLLLTEAPVPGQADSPLDAQYRELFEELGATSAVVAPLRSRREVFGALTLARADRARPFTKGVLSLVDDVVRTLTLGVDNARLYQDTRNVAERLQRSLLPRLPEVEHLQLAARYVASSTTAQVGGDWYDSFCVSGGTAVVIGDVTGHNLDAAITMSQLRSMLRGIAIDREEPPQVVLRRLDLANHSLSHEPTATCLYGLVKGPPGGPWELRYSSAGHVPPLLTTAEGETRFLEEGAGLLLGMDPDVPRTEAWSELPAHSTLLLYTDGLIERRDEPLDHAMARLRRHTAALAREPLEVFCDELLIGLGADSADDLAVLAVRPTPPR; encoded by the coding sequence ATGGGCAAGCCAGCACCGTCGAGGGCTCGCGTCCGGCGCTTCCCGCAGCGGCCTCAGAGCGTCGCGGCCGCGCGGCGCTTCGTGCGTGGTGCCCTGGACGGCACGTTCGAGCCGTTGGTCGACATCGCCGTGCTCCTGGTCAGCGAGCTGGTGACCAACGCGGTGGTGCACGCGGCCACCGAGGTCGAGGTGTCCGTGCGGGCCGTGGGCAGCCGGGTGTGCGTACGGGTCAGCGACCACCGGCCCTACCGTGGCTTAGCTCCCCGGAACTGCCCTCCGTACGCCGGTACGGGGCAGGGCCTGACCGTCGTCGAGCAGCTCACCTGGCGGCACGGGGTGGAGGTCGGGGACGAGCACAAGACGGTCTGGTTCGAGCTGCGGTCCGACGGTTGGCCGTCGCCGCCCTTCGGGTGGCCGCCCACCGACCCGCCGCCCGTGGAAGCCCGCGAGACCGTGATGCTGGTGGACCTGCCCAGGACGCTGTACGCGGCCTCCGAGCGGCACCGGCACGCGCTGCTGCGCGAGCTCTACCTCGCGGTGTCCGCCGGGGCCGATCTCGGCGTGTCGCCCGAGGAGCTGGCCGTCGCGCACGACATGAACAACGTCGTCAGCGCCCGCGTCACCGCCGCCCTGGAGCGGCACCCACCGCTGACGGACGTCCACTCGCTGCCGCTGACCATGCCGGCCGACGCCGGCGCCGCGGTGGAGACCCTGCGCCAGGTGCTCGACCTGGCCGAGGAGGCGGCGCGCGCGGAGCACCTGCTGACGCTGCCGGCCCTGCCGCGCCGGCGCGCCTTCCAGCAGTGGCTGCTGGACCAGATCAGCGACCAGCTCGACGGCGATCCCCCCACCGCGTGGACGCTGGTCCCGCAGGGGCCGGGCTTCAGCCCGTCCGAGATGGTGCCGTGGGACGCCGGCCTCCTCCAGGCGAGCAGGGTGCCGACCATCGCCGCCGACGAGGGCAACCACATCGTCGCGGCGAACGGGCCGGCCGCCGACCTGCTCGGCTGGTCCGTGGACGACCTCGTCGGCCGAAAGCTCACCGTCCTCATGCCGGAGCACCTGCGCCAGCGCCACGTGGCGGCGTTCTCCTCGCTGCTGCTCACCGGGCAGGCGCACATCCTGGGTCGCTCGGTGCCGCTGCCGGCGCTCCACCACGACGGCCACCTCGTTCCCATTCGGCTGATCATCCAGACCCAGGAGATGACCGACGGCAGCACCGTGTTCGTCGCCCAACTGGCCCCCCGGGCGACCGCGCCCGTCGACGGGTCGGGCGAACCGTCGGTCCGCGGCATGCCCCCGACGCCGCCCGAGGCGGCCGGGCCGTCCGCCCCGGCCGCGCCACGAAGCGAGGCCCGGCCGGCCGAGCCCGTCGCCGAACTGTCGGACCTGGAGCGGTTCACCCTGCTGGCCGGCCTGGGCAGCGCGCTCGGCAACACCGCGAACCTGCGCGAGGGCCTCCAGGAGGCGGGCCGCATCCTCACCCGGCAACTGGCCGACTGGTGCGTGGTCGACCTGCTGGACCAGCACGCCGAGGTGGACCGGGTCTGCGTCGTCCACCGCGACCCGCCTCCGGGGCGGTCGCCGCGGGCGTACGAGGGCAGGCTCCCGCCGATGTCCGACGTCGAGCGCGGCCCGCTGGCCCGCGTGCTGCGCGGCGCGGGCCCGCTGCTGCTCACCGAGGCTCCCGTGCCGGGCCAGGCCGACAGCCCGTTGGACGCCCAGTACCGGGAGCTGTTCGAGGAACTGGGGGCCACCAGCGCCGTCGTGGCCCCGCTGCGCTCGCGCCGGGAGGTCTTCGGGGCGCTGACGCTGGCCCGCGCCGACCGTGCCCGGCCCTTCACCAAGGGCGTGCTCTCGCTCGTCGACGACGTGGTGCGCACCCTGACCCTGGGCGTGGACAACGCCCGGCTGTACCAGGACACCCGGAACGTCGCCGAACGCCTCCAGCGCTCCCTGCTGCCCCGGCTGCCGGAGGTCGAGCACCTCCAGTTGGCCGCCCGCTACGTCGCCTCCTCCACCACCGCGCAGGTCGGCGGCGACTGGTACGACAGCTTCTGCGTCTCCGGCGGAACGGCCGTCGTCATCGGCGACGTCACCGGGCACAACCTCGACGCGGCCATCACGATGAGCCAGCTCCGCAGCATGCTGCGGGGCATCGCCATCGACCGCGAGGAACCCCCGCAGGTGGTCCTGCGCCGCCTGGACCTGGCCAACCACAGCCTGTCCCACGAACCCACCGCCACCTGCCTCTACGGCCTCGTCAAGGGCCCGCCCGGCGGCCCCTGGGAGCTGCGCTACTCCTCCGCGGGGCACGTGCCGCCGCTGCTGACCACCGCGGAGGGCGAGACCCGGTTCCTCGAAGAGGGCGCGGGCCTGCTCCTGGGCATGGACCCGGACGTGCCCCGCACCGAGGCGTGGAGCGAACTCCCGGCCCACTCGACCCTGCTGCTCTACACCGACGGCCTCATCGAACGCCGCGACGAACCTCTCGACCACGCCATGGCCAGGCTGCGCCGGCACACCGCGGCCCTGGCCCGCGAGCCGCTGGAGGTCTTCTGCGACGAACTCCTCATCGGCCTCGGCGCCGACAGCGCCGACGACCTCGCCGTCCTCGCGGTCCGCCCCACACCACCACGCTGA